A window from Vigna angularis cultivar LongXiaoDou No.4 chromosome 7, ASM1680809v1, whole genome shotgun sequence encodes these proteins:
- the LOC108337545 gene encoding protein JASON yields the protein MLRSVFWFMIRFFFRSFTKVMGCFFACFRIRDTRRTHTPQLISTTNRSNGVVTSRNSLPSLLTEEERDNSARIDGVGFQGEFQGLQDEAKFLKACGTLPGTPIEIRKASEQLKKSPSPDHESDPSRFYSWLPNTSLEKLQPDVQSFDPPTPIKLCHEWGNSMNSFEHTSNSCVSKAQDTRDDSVDYIEKSCAGNPHGEDISERNAALVSPLLPSNTQRKNKSVRFERETDLASYGSSSNDWHMKENKSPNNQSAYKQSPYPTPLKLFDEIQTPGTVYPTSLEELRSGKAQVRSQFVYPTNNRGDNVFRCKILEAGDFSFEEDSSELSNLVDQSQNGTPIPEQGLKKISDGYDNEEKSILSARLTPLSIIDEHSPISLKWWYGNGIPNSTTKYKEDQKVKWHATPFEERLDKALSENFISQRKLVRGKPVEFDDIEENDSASSQRL from the exons ATGCTGAGGAGCGTCTTCTGGTTCATGATCCGTTTCTTCTTCCGATCCTTCACCAAAGTAATGGGCTGCTTCTTCGCTTGCTTCCGGATCAGAGACACTCGCCGTACGCACACACCGCAATTGATTTCCACCACCAATCGTTCCAAC GGTGTTGTGACATCTCGGAACAGCTTGCCTTCTTTATTAACTGAAG AAGAGAGAGATAATTCTGCTCGGATCGATGGGGTGGGGTTTCAGGGAGAATTCCAGGGACTCCAGGACGAG GCTAAGTTTCTTAAAGCTTGTGGGACCTTACCAGGAACACCTATTGAAATTCGCAAAGCATCTGAGCAATTGAAGAAATCACCATCTCCTGATCATGAATCTGACCCTTCAAGATTTTATTCTTGGCTTCCTAACACGTCTTTGGAGAAACTGCAGCCGGATGTCCAATCATTTGATCCACCAACTCCGATAAAACTTTGCCATGAGTGGGGAAATAGCATGAATTCATTTGAGCACACATCAAATAG TTGCGTCTCCAAAGCACAAGATACTCGCGATGACTCTGTTGACTATATAGAAAAAAGTTGTGCAGGGAACCCTCATGGGGAAGATATTTCTGAAAGGAATGCAGCTTTAGTTTCACCTCTGCTACCCTCAAATACTCAGAGAAAGAACAAGTCTGTTCGTTTTGAAAGAGAAACTGACTTGGCATCCTACGGAAGCTCATCAAACGATTGGCATatgaaagaaaacaaatcaCCAAACAATCAAAGTGCATATAAACAATCTCCTTATCCTACCCCGTTGAAGTTATTCGATGAGATTCAAACACCAGGAACTGTGTATCCTACATCATTAGAAGAGTTACGTAGTGGTAAGGCTCAGGTTCGGTCTCAGTTTGTCTATCCAACTAACAATCGAGGTGATAATGTCTTTCGATGCAAAATACTAGAGGCCGGGGATTTTAGTTTCGAAGAAGATTCAAGTGAGCTGAGTAATTTGGTTGACCAATCTCAAAATGGAACTCCTATTCCAGAACAAGGGTTGAAGAAAATTTCAGATGGATATGACAATGAGGAGAAATCGATTTTGTCTGCTAGATTAACTCCTCTGTCAATCATTGATGAGCATTCTCCCATTTCTCTTAAGTGGTGGTATGGCAATGGCATCCCGAATTCCACAACTAAGTACAAGGAG GACCAGAAAGTAAAATGGCATGCAACCCCGTTTGAAGAGAGGCTGGATAAGGCACTGTCTGAGAATTTTATATCTCAAAG GAAGCTTGTTCGAGGGAAACCGGTGGAATTTGACGACATTGAAGAAAATGATAGTGCATCGTCTCAGCGGCTATAG
- the LOC108337105 gene encoding phytoene synthase 2, chloroplastic: MSGVLVWVSCWPKENINSLVSFAGRSSSGERNQRRFSGVSFASGVSAFSSAVAADTSRSSEERVYDVVLKQAALVKENKRGTNIGLDLDKDVGADFTNGDLLNVAYDRCGEVCAEYAKTFYLGTQLMTAERRKAIWAIYVWCRRTDELVDGPNSSHITPGALDRWEQRLTDVFEGRPYDMYDAALSHTVSKYPVDIQPFKDMIQGMRMDLKKSRYENFDELYLYCYYVAGTVGLMSVPVMGIAPDSKASTECIYNAALALGIANQLTNILRDVGEDARRGRVYLPQDELAKAGLSDDDIFRGKVTDKWRKFMKGQIKRARMFFDEAEKGVAELNSASRWPVWASLLLYRQILDSIEANDYNNFTKRAYVGKVKKLLSLPAAYGLSLLGP; this comes from the exons ATGTCTGGTGTTCTTGTTTGGGTGAGTTGTTGGCCCAAAGAGAACATCAACTCCTTGGTGAGCTTTGCAGGCAGGAGTAGCAGTGGTGAAAGAAACCAAAGAAGGTTCTCAGGAGTCAGCTTTGCCAGTGGGGTTTCTGCTTTTTCCAGTGCAGTGGCAGCTGACACTTCAAGATCCTCAGAGGAGAGGGTCTATGATGTCGTGCTGAAGCAAGCAGCTCTTGTGAAAGAGAACAAAAGGGGTACAAACATTGGTTTAGATTTGGACAAAGATGTTGGAGCTGATTTCACCAATGGGGATCTGTTGAATGTGGCTTATGATCGGTGTGGTGAAGTCTGTGCTGAGTATGCCAAGACATTTTACTTAG GCACACAATTGATGACTGCAGAGCGACGAAAAGCGATTTGGGCAATTTATG TTTGGTGCAGAAGAACTGATGAACTGGTTGATGGACCAAACTCTTCACACATCACCCCTGGTGCCTTGGACAGGTGGGAGCAACGATTAACTGATGTTTTTGAAGGTCGACCCTATGATATGTATGATGCTGCTCTCTCACATACTGTCTCAAAGTACCCAGTTGATATTCAG CCCTTTAAGGACATGATCCAAGGAATGAGGATGGACCTTAAGAAGTCAAGATACGAAAACTTTGATGAACTGTACCTTTACTGCTACTATGTTGCTGGAACAGTAGGCCTTATGAGTGTGCCAGTAATGGGGATAGCACCAGATTCAAAGGCTTCAACAGAGTGCATTTATAATGCTGCATTGGCTCTAGGCATTGCAAATCAACTCACCAACATTCTCAGAGACGTGGGAGAAGA TGCCAGAAGAGGAAGAGTATATCTTCCACAAGATGAATTGGCAAAAGCTGGGCTTTCAGATGATGACATTTTCCGGGGTAAAGTTACAGATAAATGGAGGAAATTCATGAAGGGACAGATAAAGAGAGCAAGGATGTTTTTTGATGAGGCAGAGAAAGGAGTTGCAGAGCTAAACTCTGCTAGCAGGTGGCCAGTGTGGGCATCACTGTTGTTATATAGGCAAATATTAGATTCTATTGAAGCCAATGACTATAATAACTTCACAAAAAGGGCTTATGTAGGAAAAGTCAAGAAGCTCTTGTCACTTCCTGCTGCCTATGGTCTTTCACTTCTAGGCCCTTAG